GCCACTGACCGTAAAACAACCATCGAAAACCGagcaattataaaactttttactgaatcatatttttaaagtactCTATTTCTGCATGGATGAAGCAACGACACCACCATTGCCTTAAATGATGGAGTAAAAAACTCAGTAATTCAAATGAATCACACgtgaaatttttcatgttattttcacgtgaactttgcaaaaatatgaaggtatttttaatgatttcaattaaattttagaaaaaagatattattttaataatgtaatttttaaaaattacgtGCATTTTACGTGTACCAAATTCCGGTGatttatgcatgaactattaTCATAAGATAAATGTGGAACCaaccagtatagtaagcaagtttaaagtatttcaaatgaCAATTAACACTAAGACTATAGTCATACAGTAGGACAGTAAATgaagaaaagacaaataaatcaGAAACATGCATGGATCACGCAAAAACATGCAGGGGCGACACTGAAGTAATGGGAGTTTGCTTCTTGCAAGAAATTCGCcgtgaaaacaatttgatatgaagacAAGCCtgtttcaactttgttttaaaatttccaacatAAGGCTGTTACGGCCCAGGTCAATGCTCTTAAAAATCACACATTTTTCTTTCATCTTATTGTTAgctttcttaaataaatatttacatattataggctatattttttattatttctttttagttcaatttcagtttaaaattctttttattattattattattattgatgtTTTGGGAGGCGGCTTTCCTGCTATGGAACTTGCGCCCTAATTTCACTTATCGTTactgtttttaaagaaaaaaagaaatcgtTCAAACTTTTGTTTCGTTGCATGGCTAATTACATAGATTGCTTTGATTTGTATGGTAGTAGTAGCTAATTAATATACATGAGTGTATAAAATGAATCTGAATGTCCATCGCTGAAGATAGAGATTAGATAATGCTTCCCGATAGCCCGGTgttaattatttaatgaaaaattgacaaatatatgtATGCGCCAGGTAAAAAAAGACTGTCGCATACTTATGTCACCTACTTTGGGattaataaaagaattaaataaaaaataattatatgttaaATCCCCTAGATACCAATTAAAGAGACCAGTTTGAGTCATGGTCCCCTTGTTCAGTGAGGATTGTCGTGGTCTGTGTATTGACCCCGACTGCCCTCACTGACCATGAGACCACCGAATAATCAATCTGgtaattaaattttgaactGTAACCCACTATTGACACCGTGACTACGGGAACTACTACTACCATACTGTTTGGACCCAGAGATTGGCGTCCTGTGGCCAATGAGGCATAGTGTGTGCAACTTTGCAGTATAATGTATAATGAAAGATACATGTGCGACCAGcagtattattttcatttgttatgcagcattttaattttaaaatctaaaataagtttaacaaacattttatccattaacaaattttctttgttgttttttgttttttgttttttttgtggggACAGATCTCAATGAGTTCTTCCTAATATAGGTAGACccaaattattttatgtaaaagataaaaTCCATTTCCTGTACAAGTATTATAAAAGTAATACTTTTAGAGTATCATTCTATTCGTGCTCTTTACGTATGTATcaattggtaaaaaatatatcctgttaggatattttttaattgaaagttCTGTATttgtaactttcttaaactgtcAAATAAAATAGATCGTTCTGCGTTATATAATTTGCAGTGTAATAAGAAATGTTCTACTGTTTCTTCAACACGACACTCCTCACACAATTTAGTGTCAGATATGcatattttataaagatgtttgtTCAATGGTATATAACCagttcttaatttaaaaaacagtCTTTCTTTGTATCTGgacatttttggtatttttatgtcaaaattaatttttggacTTATTTGATACAATGCTCCATCTTTCTCTTTATCCCATTCTTCTTGCCAcatttttttcactaaatttttacacaatgttttaaaatcatCTTTGAACAACGGTACAAAGatatagatattttgaaaacttaatgCCTGTTTAGCATGAAAATCAGCCAACTCATTGCCTTGTATTCCTACATGACTTGGTATCcattcaaaaattatatttgtaccTGAATGATACAATGATCTTAGTAAAAAATGAATGTCAAGTAAGAATTGATTTCTTATCTTGTTTAAAGGTATTTTCAGTGCTTGAAGCGCTGATAGAGAGTCTACAAAAATCACAACGTTAAAAGGTAGAAAGTCTTGTAACCatgatatacataaataaattgcTGTCAATTCACACATAAAAATAGAAAGGTGATTGTTCAACTTAAATCCCTTATTGATTTTTAACTCTGGAATGACAAAGGCACAACCAGCATTGCTATTTGGATCTTTTGACCCGTCAGTGAATACTTTTAAATGGTGTTTATATTGAATATCTATCATAATATTGGCTTCACTTTTAATTAAATGTGGTAAATCCTTTTTAgaaatgtaatcttttaaatacatgtttactaTAGGTACTGTAAAATGCCATGGGGGGATTGGACTTTCTCTATATATAACTacattattttctgaaaaatcatTTCCTTTTAGAGTATCTTTTGCAATTAATGTAAATGGTTTACGTTTAACAGTTTTActataaaattcaaaagtagCAGTAtcttgaattgattttttggctGGCTGGTTGTTTTCGAaagtagaaatatttaaatatgattttgttattaacGCTTTTCTTCTGATTTCGTAAGGAGGGTCTCCCATTTCCACATGAAGTGCTTTTAATGATGCTGACTTCATGGAACCTGTACATAGACGTAAAGATTGTGTTTGTACCTTATCTAAAATTTTCTTAATAGATGCAGAGGCTGTATTGTAAACCTCACAACCATAGTCAATTTTTGATCTTATTAAAGCAATATAAATTTTTCTTAGAGTATAACTTGTTGCTCCCCATTTCGTTCCCGTTAAAAGTTTCATacagtttaaaatttttgtacatCTTGTATTAATATACTGAACATGACTATTCCATGTAAGAtatctatcaaaaataattccaagaaATTTAACTTCTTTAACAACTTCTAAAATGTGATTtcctattttttaatataatattattacaatttgaTTTCCTAGAAAAAATAACTGTGACTGTTTTTGAAGGTTGAAGtaaaaaaacccaatttgaGCACCATTTGCTTATACTATTCAAGTCttcttgaatttttttctgtaaaaattttaatgatGGTCCAGATTTCCAAATTGCCCCATCATCTGCAAATTGTgacatttcacaattttttaaacagtCTGACATGTCATTAACcataatattaaaaagtgtTGGACTTATACAACTTCCCTGGGGGGTAccattttctaaaacaaaaatatctgaaaaagtgtTGTTTATCTTAACCTGCAATACTCTATCTGAGAGAAAATTATTAACATAAGCAAGCATGTTGCCTTTAAGacccatttttttcattttttttaataaaccatGTTTCCATAGCATATCGAAAGCTTTTTGGAAATCAATAAATATTCCAACTAATATGTGTTTTTTAGCAAAAGATTTCTGTATTGCATTTTCTAGGCGTATACATTGCTGTATcgtacttttattttttctataaccGTTTTGATTCGggttaaatatattatttttttccagaaacCATGTTAATCTATTGTTAACCATTTTTTCCATAATCTTATTAAAATTAGAAGTTAATGCAATAGGTCTATATGATGATGGATCACCGGGATCTTTACCATGTTTAAAACTAGGAATAATTGTTGAATGTTTCCATTCCTTTGGAAGTTCTTGTAACatccaaattttattaataaatattaaaaatatgcttaAGGTTTTATTAGATAAATGTCGAAACATACTATAAGTTGTTCTATCTTTTCCCGGCGAGCTATCATTAGTATCAGCTATTGCATCTTTAAATTCTTGCAatgtaaatttttcattaaaacaatctgtattaattttgtaatattcaataaaatcacTTATCTCttctttttcagttttagtcttaaattCTTTGAAGTCGTTATTGTAATTTGATGTACTACTGACTTTGCAGTAATTTTCTGCAAATACGTTTGCTTTTTCTTTCGTATCTGtaataaatctattaaaatatttcagaataGGAATGTTTGTCCTAGTACTTATCTTCCCTAAcatcttttttacattatgccatagatctaaaatattattattacaattgAGACTAGTACAGTAATTTGACCAATGGTTGTCCTGTGTatcttttaatacttttttacaaaatctttctttatctttataaattttaaaatcattgccATTTCCAGTATGTCTTGCTCTATTTCTAGCTTTGTTTCTAGCTTTTATAGCTGAAGTACATTCCTTTGTCCACCAAGGAACACaaggtttgtttgttttatgaaatttcttAATAGGAATATGGGTACATGCTATATTAATCAATTCAGTGGTTAAAGTATTGTTAGTTTGCTGTATATCATCTGTAATTAAATTCTCTGTAAATTTAATGTCACATTCTTTCGTGAAGCTTTTCCAATTTGCCCTCTTAAAATTCCATTTAGGGGAGAAATCACTGTTGTAATcaccaatatatatattagaatcAATGTACACACAAAAATGATCACTTCCAAAGGTGGAATGTTGATCTACCAACCAattaattttttgtccaatATTAGGACTACAAAAAGTCAGGTCTAAACATGATGTTTCTAAATTAATCGGATTCAGTCTAGTTCCTGATCCTTCGTTTAAAAGACATatattattatcttgaatacacTTAAAAAGTTCTCTACCTTTAGTATCGATTCTTTTCCCCCATAATGTATGGTGAGCATTAAAGTCACCACATAATATGTATTCTGTTGTAATTTGACTAAGAAGAGTATCATAGTCTTCATATTTAGTGTCTAATTTAGGGTCATATAAATTAAGTATCAGTAATTTCTTACtattatgtataatataaattgCAGAAGTTTCAAATGTACTCTGAAAATCAACTGTACTATagttaatatattgtttaacaTAAATGGCTGTTCCACCTCTGTTAACACCTCGACTTGAGAGTGTTGCGAGTGTGTAACCTGGTATTTCAGGGTAATCTTTTTCGAGATTACAAAAAGTttcttgaaaacataaaatatttggcGTATCTTTAATATTGTTTAAGTGCCATATAAACTCTGGTATGTGTGACCGAATTCCCTGACAGTTCCAATGTGCCAAACTAAGTTGTAAAGCCATGAATATGATTAAagtatacattataattgacatgaatgtaaataatatatttttcattattaaatacaagtataaataaaaacttaGTTTATTAATGTAAGTTTATCTAGTATATATTCTTGGTTAACGTGTACACCAAGCAATTCTAATACCATGTCAGCTACAACACTGACTTTTTGTTCATTATCAGATAATGTTGGAACCTGTATTGCTGTCATAATTATTAAGAGAATAAAATTGTCAAACTCTGTGAGCTGTTGAAATAAGCCCTTTGTTAGAGAAATCTTTTCATGCTCTTTAGGAAGTTTTTCCTTTTCACCCTGTAAAGGATGTTGTTTTGACTCTTTAAGAACATGTGTTCTTGCTTCTTTAACTGATCATTTTTCTTTACAcactctttttattattttttcattttgtatttctttgggCAATCTTTACTCGTAGCTGGGTGGTCACCGTTGCAATTTGCACATTTAGCCTTAACTTTACACTCCCTATCTTTATGGTCTTCCCCACACCTTACACATTTTACACTATTTCTACATTCTCTTTGCATATGTCCAAAACCCTGACTTTTAAAACATTGAGTTGGTTTTGGAACAAAGAGTTTTGTTTTGTGACTCTTAAAACCTATCAACACTCTGGGTGGTAACTCTGTTGTGTTAAAAAACAGTTttagagtttttgacggaacCCTAGTTTTAGTATTAATGTCATAATATGTTAGTCTCTGAAATCGACTGACCTGTTGTTTCTCTAGAATGTCCTGTAAATCTGATTCTTCTATATCAAGTGAAACATTGTAAATACAACCTATAGTAGTGTTCAGCGATTTAGGCTGAAACACATTTACTGACCATTGTCCTAGATGTGTAAGTTTGGACAATTGATTGAACTGGTgtttatcaaaacaaacaacCATTAAATGACCAGTTCTTGTTGCCACGAGCTCTTTTACCATACCTACAGAAGAACTCattagtttttgtatttgtattggaTTTTTTAATCCAAGTTTTTCGTCTCTATTAGAAACtattaacacatattttttaGGCTGTTTTGGACTATTAATTAGTCTTTTAACGGGGGCCCTTTTTACAGTATCCTGTAACACACTACTATAAGAGTCGTGCTGTTGACTGTTAACACGTTtccttttacttttttgatatcGCCATATTGGACTTCTTAATGAGTATTGAATTGAAAcacgaacgcggacctcgatgagaacaccagttcagttcagttcagtttcTTGTATATTCCTCCATTAAATGTGGAGCACTACCCAAAGGGTATAGTTTGAGCAACTATTTACATCTTAAAACATAGggaaacaattaattaaattatatacagaTGACTGAATTAGGTTATAATGATCACTAAATAATAGATATCATAATTAATTCATAGGATTGTCatcataaagtttttaaaaaatatataataatttatatgtgcTAGGGTGTAGGAAAGTgttaaaagaaacaacaactgcatatacatgtatttacaagaATTAAAatggattgaaagtttgcaaatGTTCCGACCAATGAAATTCGTTTTACTATGTAACGCGAACTTCAACGAAAGCACCTAGAtgaaatattgtgtattgaattgaaaaatgaacgcggacctcgatgagaacacctggattgaaagtttgcaaacgTTCCGACCaatgacattcattttgatatgtaacgcgaacttcaacgaaagcacctcgataaattattttatgtacgacaattagtttttaatttgaacattACCGCTaaaatatagttaataaaaattatatcagagcAACAGTGcataattgtttcttttccattcttgtttattttaataatgtttatgtTGATTTCAATTTGGTAGGAAGACTTATATAATATGCCCTAAAcgtaaataaaatgcataagACGTAAGAGAATGTCGACTTAGAGCAAGTCAAGGTcgtaaaacttaaatcaaccaACCCATCGTTATCGCAGACTAAAATTTATCtcatatatacagaatatatgtttttttatagcAAGACTTTTTTGTACGTCACGGTGAATGACAGCACACTAATCCCTTTACAGAATCGGAACCACAATTCACAATTACCGTAATGTGCTGCTTGTCTGCAATTAACGCCCGTTTCGCGTCAGTGACCgatattacaatttgacacagttttaaaagtttattgagCTGTtcctttatttacaatgttgtGCAAGACTTAACTGTttattaaattcaacaaatgttaacattatgttcattcattttattatttaacacaacattgtttttattacaagctatttcatatatcaatatacagctAGGGAATATTTGTTGTTGACCGAAAATATAAGATACATCGATTTAAACTAtgtgagaaataaatattttttgtaatttaatttcCCAGTCTTTATTTAATTAACGAGTACACTATAGTAAGACAGAAAAAGAGAAACGAAAATATACAGGAATACCTAAAATTGCAATGGACCATACGTTACTTACATTCACAAGTTTTCATAGCACTCAGCCAGTTTTGAAACGAATATGTGAGATAAAGATCTACTGCATTCgggcaaattaaaaatatgttaaacatctaactattttatttttaacagattcacaagttttgaattttttaaaccgtgcacaaatattattttttttatttaaattccaTATATGTTACGTGTATTgatcattcatttgtttaaattgtgaagtatattactttaataagaatacacgcatttatatatataagtcgataaagtttgaaacaaataaacgaaagatACATCGATGTTGTtttgcttgagtgatttacctgtTAAAAGCTCGGGTCGCAACACGGTTTAAAACGAATTGATaccagtttgaaatagtttaacggggGCGTGGCCTATTTGTTTGACGTAACTTACCGCCAACTTGAATTAAATTGAACGACTGCAAGCGAAGCTATTTGACtggcattaaaatgatttgatatgcattgaaataaattaaaaatgatttttaatttttgtcaatctttatcaaatgacgattaatttcatttaaacaggaTTAATGCGTTTTTGTCCGATCAAGTTAAATTCGGTATACTAGTGAAAATATGTCTGAACATAACAGTGACCCATGTGGTCGAATGGGATCAGACTGTTTAGCTTTTAAATGGTGCTCATCATGCCAGGAACTCCTATGTGCACGTTGTTATAACTACCATAGAGTACTCGGTGTAACTAAATACCATACTTTTATTACCGTTGACGAGTATGAAGCAATACTACCGTTTATAGCATCAGTTCAAATGAAATGTGGAGAACATTCAAATAAAGAATACAAGTATTATTGCAAGACACACGATTGTTCTTGTTGTGCAATATGCAAACGAAAGTATCACTTTGAATGCaataatattcagaaaataGATGAAATCATTGAAGACATAAATACACAAGAATCATTTCATGGGTTTAATAATAGGAGTCAACAAAtagaacaaaaattaaaaaaactaacatatattACCGATACGAACATTTCAATATTGgataaaaaaaggaaagaacTTTTTACGCAGCTACATGCCAATCGTTTGAAAATCAATAATGCGTTTGATAGTTTTGAAGTAGAAATAAAGCGCGAACTAAACCAGAATTTTGACTCAGAGAGAAAGAGACTTTTGGAAAGACGAAAcgaatatttacagaaaatggACGAGcttaagaaagaaaaacacaTCATTGGTAACGTGGCAAGTAttgaaatcaaatcaaacaaacaattgTTTCTACTTCAAGAACAAATGAATGATGAGCTGAAATTGAAAGAAAGTGCAGTCAAAGATTTGATCTCTTCACTTGAAGATGTTAGTTCAGAATGCAATGTTGATTTTGACATTGATAAGCACTCAGGTTGCCTAATGTTGACGAGAACAGTCGCGTTTCACAGAAGTCCATCTGAAATAGATTTAGAAGTATTGCATATTGAGAGTGAAACTGAAACGATAGAAGTTATGGAAGAAGATGAAATGCAATAGTGTTGATGGGACAATTGTCGATCTTGAATTAAGTAAACTTATGATACTTGTATTTATAAGGTAGATTAAGAGAGGGAAAACAAATTCACAAAAATGTAAACTTGAACAGTAAAGTCATTGAAAGTCGTCATGAAAACTTTATTTCTTCAATCAAAATTTGTCTGGACTTATGTCAGCTTGATATATGACCCTAAGATCAAGTCTATTTGGTAAGACTGTTAACTCTAGATGTCTGTTGATGTTTTGGGGTTGCTGTCATATTAACACATtcccttaaacaaaaatacttaTTCTTACCTGTCATACGTTGAATTCATGAAGTACTAAGTATATTTACAACATTTGCTTTCTTGAAACAGGATCTGCCTAATTTTCCAAAGCACCTGCGATCGCCCCCATTTtgtggtggagttcgtgttacttagtctttagttttctaccATGTGACGTTTGTACcaaatatttgtctgtttgtctttttctttttttcgcCATGGCTCTGTATGTTaatttttctagtttgaatgtccctcatATCTTTTGCCACTGTTATGGCTATCTTCTCTATAAACCTGTTTGTTGAACATACCAGGGATCAAATAAAGAAGTAGAATGCACCTCCTATGTAATAACTGttcaaagtaaataaaacattaattgtaTCTTATAGAAACAACAGGAATCATTGTAACAGATCCAGAAgctatttatttgtaaaaatgtatatgcaGCAGTTGCAATATTTAATGTTACGaaggtaaaataaaagaaacactgGGAAAAAAGTCAGTTATTATTTATCTAGTGGGAGAACACATCAATAAGGCTTATGATTCGACAACTGTCTCCACATGTATCTTTTTAGTTACATGTAGCTATAAAACGAGGTATAATTCACCATTTTATACTTGAGAAAATGTTTGTACCAattaaggaatatgacagttgttgttctTTTGCTTGATGTGTTAGACCTTTTGGttatgccatttgattagggactttcttttttttaatttccctcGGAGTgtagtatttttgtaattttatttttacgacATAAAGGCCGAATTATGTCTCAGatagtttcttttttatttgcacACATCTgtgttatgttatatatatgcatatatatatatatatccatttCCTTTTCTGAATATTATCATATTAATTCTTTCAAAATAGAAACCCATTTGTAGATAAAGCTCATTATATTGGTGAAAACCCTTTAAGTTGTTGAAATTgtattaaatcatatttattatCCATGCAGCACCCAAACTTATAAATAACACGGATTTTAAGatggagcctttgctcacatcgaacagcaagctataaagggtacCCTCATTAtgagtgtaaaacaattcaaacaggagcACCAACGGTCgaagaaatataaacaaaaagaaactgCAAAGACTtataaaccacatcaacaaacgacaatcatttaccaacaggctcctgacttcagACAGGTGCATGCTTAAAAACGCAGCGGGTTTTAACGTTAGATTAAAACTAGAACAGGATCCAACCTTTATCATTACCTGTGGCAATAGTGTAACATTA
Above is a window of Mytilus trossulus isolate FHL-02 chromosome 4, PNRI_Mtr1.1.1.hap1, whole genome shotgun sequence DNA encoding:
- the LOC134716514 gene encoding uncharacterized protein LOC134716514 — its product is MSEHNSDPCGRMGSDCLAFKWCSSCQELLCARCYNYHRVLGVTKYHTFITVDEYEAILPFIASVQMKCGEHSNKEYKYYCKTHDCSCCAICKRKYHFECNNIQKIDEIIEDINTQESFHGFNNRSQQIEQKLKKLTYITDTNISILDKKRKELFTQLHANRLKINNAFDSFEVEIKRELNQNFDSERKRLLERRNEYLQKMDELKKEKHIIGNVASIEIKSNKQLFLLQEQMNDELKLKESAVKDLISSLEDVSSECNVDFDIDKHSGCLMLTRTVAFHRSPSEIDLEVLHIESETETIEVMEEDEMQ